The following nucleotide sequence is from Deltaproteobacteria bacterium.
AATGGGTGCAGAAGGGCGGTATTTTGGTGGTTCTGTCAGATGCAGGGCTTCCGAATCCTACCTTTACGGCACCTGACGTAGGTCCGGGGGGCACGTCGCTGACCTTTGAGCTGACTGTGACGGATAACGGCGGCCTGAAAGACACCGATACCTGTGTGGTCAACATAAGCTGGCTCAACGAGGCACCCACGGCGGACGCGGGGCCTGATCAGCGAGTCAATGAAGGTACACTGGTCCGGATTGACGCGACAAACTCCAGCGACCCCGACGACGGCATAACTTCCTGTCGATGGACGCAGACCGGCGGCACTCCTGTTACCCTGTCGGACAGCAGCATAATGAAACCCGTGTTCACAGCGCCTGACGTAGGTCCGGGGGGTGCATCGCTGACCTTTGAATTGACCGTGACGGACGGCGGAGGGTTGCAGGACACCGACGGCTGTGTGGTCAGCGTAAGCTGGTGCAACGAACCGCCCCAGGCGGACGCGGGTGATGATCAGACAGTTAGTGAAGGAACGGACGTGATGCTCAATGGTTCGCGTTCTATTGATCCCGACGGAAATATAGCAGTCTATCGCTGGAAGCAGACAGGAGGTGTACCGGTGACCCTCTCTGATTCGAATGCCCCTTCACCGACCTTTATCCCTGCCGATGTGGGGCCTGAGGGTGTTTCCCTGACGTTTGAACTGACCGTTACCGACAGTGAGAGCTTAAGTGATACCGATACCTGCGTGGTGAACATAACCTGGCTGAATGCTAACCCCGTAGCCCATGCCGGCTCAGACCGGAATGTGGAAGAGGGGACCACCGTTTTCCTCGATGGCTCCACGTCGGACGACCCTGACGGTTCCCTGGGATCATATCGCTGGATCATGGTATCCGGACCGGCGGTGACGCTTTCCGATCCGTCGTCACCACGGCCTACGTTCGTGACGCCGCCCGTGGATGGTATTGATGTCAGACTGGTATTTGAACTGACCGTGACCGATGACGGCGGCCTGCAGGACACCGATGAGGTGATCATAAGGGTATACGAGAATGGTATCGGGGGATTTCCCGAAGAGGTGGTAACGACCTTTTCGAAGACCGGTCAGGAGATCGGAATAGACGATATCAGCGGTGGTTCCTGCGTGGAATTCGAGACAACGGACCTCGCCGACATTCCCGATCAGGTCAACAGGCCGGAAAACCTTCCCTATGGACTTCTCGACCTCGTTATCAGAACGGAAACGGCCGGCGGCATGGCGGTACTTACCGTCTATCTGCCCGAAACGGCACCTGAAGAATGTTCATGGTTCAAATATGGTAAACGGTCGGGATGGATCGATTTCGACCGTGATCTGATATCGGGTGGCACCGGTGAAGGAGCGGTGTTCAATGAAACGCGAACAGAAGTCACTCTCTACGTGAAGGATGGCGGCAAGGGTGACGACGACGGCGTGCAAAACGGTATCATTGTCGATCCTTCCGGTCTCGGCTTTGAATCTCCTTCGTCCGATGTGACGGATGATCCCGATGGTTCCGGGAACGGCGGCAGCGGTGGTGGAGGCGGCTGTTTTATTTTTATCCTGTCTGAATGAGTCCGCTGTGTTCCCGGTGGATCGAAGAGGTGTCAGTTCCTTCCCAGATAGACCAGAAAGAGCCCCACCGAAAGTGAGAGAAGACCTAAGATTCTCAGCGTGTTGTCCGGGATTTCCTGGATCTTCAGCAGGTAGTCCTTGATCTTTTCCGGAAACGCAAAATAGGGAAGTCCTTCTATTATCAGAACCATCCCGATGACGCAAAGCATGAATTTCATGAACCTTCTTTCTCCTTCTTCGCGCATTCCCAGAGATAATCCATCTCCTCAAGTGAGACATCGGCGGGTGAGAGATCCCGTTTAGCGAGGCGTTTTTCGATATAGGCGAAACGCTCGGTGAATTTCCGCACCGAGGCGCGGACGAGGGTGTCGGGGTCTTTGTCGATAAAGCGACAGAGATTTACCAGGGAAAAGAATATGTCGCCCACTTCTTCGGCGATCTTCTCCTGATCGTTGCTTTTCACGGAGGACCTGAGTTCCTCCAGTTCCTCGCCGACCTTCACGAGTACGTCCTGCATGTTTTCCCAGTCAAAACCGACCTTTGAGGCCCGCGCCGTGACCTCACGGGCCATGATGAGGGGCGGCAGGGACCGTGGTATTCCCGAGAGGAGCGAGCGTTTCTCTTCCTGTTCCGGCTTTTCGCCCCGCTTGATCTCCTCCCAGTTTGCCTTGATTTCCGGTATCCCGCTGACCTTGCGGTTCCCGAACACGTGGGGGTGGCGACGGATCATCTTGGCCGTGATGTCGTTGATGACGTCATAGATGTCGAATTCGCCCGCTTCCTCGGCGATACCGGCCAGAAAAAGGATCTGAAAAAGGGTATCACCCAGTTCCTCGCGAAGCCCTCCGGCTGATCCCTCCTCAATGGCGTCCACCACCTCATACACTTCAGCGAGAAGGTATTTCACGACATCCTCTCTCGTCTGCTTCCGGTCCCAGGCGCATCCCTCCGGCGACCTGAGGGTCTTTATGATCTGTCTGAGCTTTTCGAAAGAATCGGTTCTGTCTCCTGTCACCCGGTGGACCTCCTCATCCGTAATGACCGTACCCCAGCTGAAAACGAAATCTTGTAGCACGATTGGTTGAGCCTGTCAAAAAACAATGGATCCTTCGAATTTCAAAAAAAGGGCCGCCCCCCGCGGCTGTATGCTCACGGCGGGACGGCCCGTGGGTCCCTGAGTACCTGAGTGCCTGACAAAACACACCTCCCCCTTTGGAAAAGGGGGATTGAGGGGGATTTTAAAATATATAAATCCCTCCCGGCCTCCCTTTACGAAAGGGAGGTGAAAAACCTGATCCATGATCCATAATTCTATTCCGTGATCCGTACCCCGTAATCCGTAATCCTCTAGTCCCTATATTTCTCCTGCAACACGTTTTTCAGCAGTTTGCCACTGGGGTTCCGCGGCAGCGCGTCGATTATGATAACCCTCTTGGGCACCTTGTACCCCGCAAGTTCTTTCTTGCAGAAAGCGATGACCGCCTCCTTGTTCAGTTCCTGGCCCGGCGCCGGCACACCACCGCACACGGCTCCGGCCACAATATAGCCGGCGGAAATCCGCTGGTGATGACGCCATGCTTTTCGATTGCCGGTGCGGGATGGGGGAAACTCACCGATAGTGTGAGATTTCCCCTTTCCGCGTGAATACGATTATGGAATCTACAGTTCCACGACAGCCGTCGCCATGCTGAGGACGGCGACACTCTCCTGGTTGGTTACTTTCAGATCGAGGGAAACCGTGTTCCCCTCCACGGCTGTGACGGTTCCCTCCGTTGTGACCGTATCGCCAAGGTGAACGGGTCGCGCGAACCGGCACTTGATCCGTTTGAGAGCGCCCGGATCACCGGTCCAGTCGGTAACGGTCTTGGTCATGAAACCGAAGGTGCACAGTCCGTGAAGAATGACACCGCCGAGGCCCACCATCTTGCCGAATTCCGGGTCGATATGAATAGGATTGAAATCCCCGGAAGCCCCCGCGTAATAAATGGTCCGGTATTTATCCACTTCTTCTGAGGCGGTGAAGACCTCTCCCACCTTGATGTCCTGTATCTGTTTTTTTGCCATGGCGTTTCCCCCTATTTCCGTATCACGAAGGTGAAGGTGGCTCTGCAGACCATGTTTCCCTTCTGGTTCCGGCTTTCACCGACAAGGGTGACCACGTCAAGCTTTTCCTTGTTTTCGATGTTGACGATCTTCCCCTTTGACGTGATGACATCGCCGGGTTTGACCACCTCGAAGAATTCGAAATCCTGTTCTCCGTGCACGAGCATGAACAGGTTCAGATTGATCTCGGGATCGAAGAAAAAGGGTTCCGCCAGCATGCCGGCATATACCACCGAAAAGGTCGGAGGAGCGATGACGCTTCCGTAGGGTGTAGTTTTCCCGAATTCATCGTCCATATAATGCGGATCGGGGTTCTTGATGGCCTTGGCGTATTCTTTTACTTTTTCCTTGCCGATCTCATAGGTCAGGGGACCGTACTCCTTCCCGATAAACTTAACGTCCACTGCCATGGATTTTCCTCCTCTCAAGAAGTGAACTTGTCCAGTTCGTTTTTCGCGATGAACACCCGCTGCATTTCAGAAGTGCCCTCACAGATTTCTCCGAACTTTGCGTCACGGTACAGGCGCTCCGCTTCACTACCCTTGAGGTACCCGTGGCCGGCAAATATCTGCATGGTCCAGTTGGCTATCTTGGATGCGGCCTCGGTGGACAGGAGCTTCGCGCAGGCGCCAATGACATCGGCCTCTTCTTCTCCTTTGTTCATCGCCCATGCGGCGCGAAGTGCCAGCATTCTGCCCAGGTCATTGTAGGTGAACATGTCGGCGAGCTTGAATCCCACGTCTTGAAAGGAACCGATCTTCCTGCCGAAAGCCTTCCTGTTTTTAGCCTGTGCCGTGGCCTTTTCCATGCAGGCCGTTCCTATCCCGACTGAGAACGCCGTTATCCCGACGGTTCCCATGGAGAGTATCTTTTTCAGCTGGGCGTGTCCCCGGCCCGGTTCACCGCCGAGAAATTCTGCGGTCCTGCATTCCGAGAGGGATACCGAGCTGAGCGGAAGTCCCCGGAGGCCCATCGTGTCGATTGTCTCGCCGACGGTCAGCCCCGGCGCGCCTTTTTCGACGATGAAAAAACTCATCCCCGTCTCGGCGCCCGCCTCGGCTGACGTATAGGCCAGGACCAGAAGGAGATCAGCGATCGGCCCGTTGGCGACGATATCCTTTTCTCCCGTCAGAACCCAGGTATCACCCCCCTTTTTCGCCGCCGCGGTTATGCCGGATATGTCGGAACCGGCTTCCGATTCGGAATAGGCGACGGCCCCCACCAGATCACCCTTCAAGAGCCCCGGAAGATACCGTTCCTTTTGCGCGGCCGTACCGAAAAGAGCGATCAGGCCGCCGCAGAGAAAGGTACTCGCCCGGCCACTGAGATACGTAGCCGGACAGACCTTG
It contains:
- the mazG gene encoding nucleoside triphosphate pyrophosphohydrolase; the protein is MTDEEVHRVTGDRTDSFEKLRQIIKTLRSPEGCAWDRKQTREDVVKYLLAEVYEVVDAIEEGSAGGLREELGDTLFQILFLAGIAEEAGEFDIYDVINDITAKMIRRHPHVFGNRKVSGIPEIKANWEEIKRGEKPEQEEKRSLLSGIPRSLPPLIMAREVTARASKVGFDWENMQDVLVKVGEELEELRSSVKSNDQEKIAEEVGDIFFSLVNLCRFIDKDPDTLVRASVRKFTERFAYIEKRLAKRDLSPADVSLEEMDYLWECAKKEKEGS
- a CDS encoding acyl-CoA dehydrogenase family protein, with amino-acid sequence MDYELNEAQKKLQLEAAAFCSTEIAPSARKLDEGPKEKAFTLLRENLKKLAGAGFLGAGVDDAGIDMISNYIVAEEIAKVCPATYLSGRASTFLCGGLIALFGTAAQKERYLPGLLKGDLVGAVAYSESEAGSDISGITAAAKKGGDTWVLTGEKDIVANGPIADLLLVLAYTSAEAGAETGMSFFIVEKGAPGLTVGETIDTMGLRGLPLSSVSLSECRTAEFLGGEPGRGHAQLKKILSMGTVGITAFSVGIGTACMEKATAQAKNRKAFGRKIGSFQDVGFKLADMFTYNDLGRMLALRAAWAMNKGEEEADVIGACAKLLSTEAASKIANWTMQIFAGHGYLKGSEAERLYRDAKFGEICEGTSEMQRVFIAKNELDKFTS
- a CDS encoding MaoC family dehydratase N-terminal domain-containing protein — its product is MAVDVKFIGKEYGPLTYEIGKEKVKEYAKAIKNPDPHYMDDEFGKTTPYGSVIAPPTFSVVYAGMLAEPFFFDPEINLNLFMLVHGEQDFEFFEVVKPGDVITSKGKIVNIENKEKLDVVTLVGESRNQKGNMVCRATFTFVIRK
- a CDS encoding MaoC family dehydratase, whose translation is MAKKQIQDIKVGEVFTASEEVDKYRTIYYAGASGDFNPIHIDPEFGKMVGLGGVILHGLCTFGFMTKTVTDWTGDPGALKRIKCRFARPVHLGDTVTTEGTVTAVEGNTVSLDLKVTNQESVAVLSMATAVVEL
- a CDS encoding DUF2065 domain-containing protein, which produces MKFMLCVIGMVLIIEGLPYFAFPEKIKDYLLKIQEIPDNTLRILGLLSLSVGLFLVYLGRN